One genomic region from Gossypium hirsutum isolate 1008001.06 chromosome D13, Gossypium_hirsutum_v2.1, whole genome shotgun sequence encodes:
- the LOC107918923 gene encoding probable receptor-like protein kinase At2g21480, translated as MEINANKFSTKAMTKDSNKTKHKHWFTNLRLAKSNSCCQLDFHHWYPKTTATRTSQPCFIKLTPLPYVFQRTLFVGSFFMETSIPHSDGMEIEKNASLSSSSSPSSSMAILVVAMLLWSLISCPSSVYGIATGPFTPTDNILIDCGANAAPKVPDGRTYKTDQEASQLLDTKDDTQISVSNVDLPTPLFLNAKVFPQEATYTFALKRPGFHWLRLYFYAINDHKYDLQQSTFSVSANQYAILHNFKVANATIPVLKEYLINMNDPNFLLKFSPMKNSFAFVNAIEVVSVPDTLIVDTGSSLTPVNSISGLTQHGYQVVYRLNMGGPLITPVNDTLGRTWIPDTHYLKDKNFAKQASTLPSAVSYTDQMTPWIAPATVYSSLIEMAVADDKTVNPNFNVTWQLEVDEAFDYLIRLHFCDIVSKTLNDLFFNVYICGKMAISQLDLSSLTGQLAVPYYKDIVVNASTLSNGLSVQIGPLSQGAGIKNAILNGLEVMKMSNAADSLDGEFSVDGSSSSSNKGAVAVVGFAMMFGAFVGLGAMVIRWKRRPQDWQRRNSFSSWLLPLHAGDSSSLSKSGGSQKHSSTLGLGRYFSLAELQEATKNFDSNAIIGVGGFGNVYLGTIDDGTQVAVKRGNPQSEQGITEFHTEIQMLSKLRHRHLVSLIGYCDENSEMILVYEYMSNGPFKDHLYGKELPSLSWKQRLEICIGAARGLHYLHTGTAQGIIHRDVKTTNILLDDAFVAKVADFGLSKDTPMGQNHVSTAVKGSFGYLDPEYFRRQQLTEKSDVYSFGVVLLESLCARPAINPRLPREQVSLAEWAMQWKRKGLLEKIIDPQLVGAIDAESMNKFAEAAEKCLAEYGVDRPSMGDVLWNLEHALQLQESSSVGKSEEAAAPVQPSPPAPTVTPPSDTNPPAPHPETNTGQTIEHSGTAIFAQFQGMNGR; from the coding sequence ATGGAGATAAATGCAAACAAATTCTCAACCAAAGCAATGACAAAAGACTCAAACAAAACGAAACACAAACATTGGTTCACAAATTTGAGACTTGCAAAATCCAATTCCTGTTGTCAATTAGATTTCCACCATTGGTATCCAAAAACAACAGCAACAAGAACAAGCCAACCCTGTTTCATAAAATTAACACCATTACCTTATGTTTTCCAAAGAACCCTTTTTGTTGGTTCATTTTTTATGGAAACATCCATCCCTCATTCAGACGGGATGGAGATAGAAAAGAACgcatcattatcatcatcatcatcaccatcatcgtCAATGGCTATCCTCGTGGTTGCCATGTTGTTATGGAGCTTGATTTCGTGCCCCAGCAGTGTTTACGGCATCGCAACCGGCCCTTTCACCCCTACTGACAACATCCTCATCGACTGTGGTGCTAACGCTGCACCCAAAGTCCCTGATGGAAGGACCTACAAAACCGACCAAGAAGCGTCTCAGTTGTTGGACACCAAGGATGATACTCAAATCTCTGTCTCCAATGTTGATCTTCCTACCCCTTTGTTCTTAAACGCCAAGGTTTTCCCACAAGAAGCTACCTACACGTTCGCGTTGAAACGCCCCGGTTTCCATTGGCTCCGTCTCTATTTCTATGCCATTAATGATCACAAGTATGATCTTCAACAATCAACCTTCTCTGTGTCTGCCAACCAGTATGCTATCCTTCATAACTTCAAGGTTGCCAATGCTACCATACCTGTTCTCAAGGAGTACCTTATTAACATGAATGACCCTAATTTCCTTCTCAAGTTTTCTCCTATGAAGAATTCCTTCGCTTTCGTTAATGCCATCGAGGTGGTTTCGGTGCCAGATACCTTGATCGTCGACACCGGCAGTTCCCTTACCCCGGTGAACTCCATTTCCGGTTTAACCCAGCATGGTTACCAAGTTGTTTATAGGTTGAACATGGGGGGTCCTTTGATCACCCCAGTGAATGACACCCTAGGAAGGACTTGGATACCTGATACTcattatcttaaagataaaaacTTCGCTAAACAGGCCTCTACTTTACCATCTGCAGTCAGCTACACCGATCAAATGACCCCGTGGATAGCACCGGCCACTGTGTATTCGTCTCTCATCGAGATGGCGGTGGCTGATGACAAGACGGTGAACccaaacttcaatgtgacatggcAGTTGGAAGTTGATGAAGCATTTGATTACTTGATTAGGTTGCATTTTTGTGACATTGTTAGCAAGACACTCAATGACCTGTTTTTCAATGTATACATCTGTGGTAAAATGGCGATTTCCCAGTTGGATTTGTCGAGCTTGACAGGTCAGTTGGCCGTTCCGTACTACAAAGATATAGTGGTGAATGCTTCCACCCTCAGCAATGGTCTTTCGGTTCAGATCGGTCCATTGAGCCAGGGTGCCGGAATAAAAAATGCGATTCTTAATGGCTTGGAGGTGATGAAAATGAGCAACGCGGCTGATAGTCTGGATGGGGAGTTCAGTGTCGATGGAAGCTCGAGCTCGAGCAACAAGGGTGCGGTGGCCGTCGTTGGTTTCGCCATGATGTTCGGCGCATTTGTTGGTCTTGGTGCAATGGTTATTAGATGGAAGAGGAGGCCCCAAGATTGGCAAAGGAGGAACAGCTTTTCTTCATGGCTGCTCCCACTCCATGCTGGAGACAGTAGCTCCTTGAGCAAATCTGGCGGTTCTCAAAAGCACTCTTCAACACTAGGCTTAGGCCGTTATTTCTCCCTGGCAGAGTTGCAAGAAGCAACCAAGAACTTTGACTCGAACGCCATCATTGGTGTCGGTGGGTTCGGAAATGTGTATTTAGGCACGATCGATGATGGGACGCAAGTTGCTGTCAAGAGAGGGAACCCGCAATCCGAGCAAGGTATCACAGAGTTCCACACAGAAATCCAGATGTTGTCAAAGCTAAGGCATAGGCACCTGGTCTCACTGATTGGTTATTGTGATGAGAATAGTGAAATGATCCTGGTTTATGAGTACATGTCCAATGGACCTTTCAAGGATCACTTGTATGGAAAAGAGTTGCCATCGTTATCATGGAAGCAAAGGCTTGAGATCTGCATCGGAGCGGCTCGGGGGCTTCACTACCTTCATACCGGTACCGCACAAGGAATCATTCACCGTGATGTTAAGACCACCAACATATTGCTTGATGATGCCTTTGTTGCCAAGGTTGCTGACTTTGGGCTATCAAAAGACACACCTATGGGGCAGAATCATGTTAGCACTGCAGTGAAAGGCAGCTTTGGGTACTTAGACCCTGAGTATTTCAGGAGGCAGCAACTAACCGAAAAATCGGATGTTTACTCATTCGGCGTCGTTCTCCTCGAATCCTTATGCGCAAGGCCTGCCATTAACCCACGGTTGCCAAGAGAGCAGGTTAGCTTAGCTGAATGGGCAATGCAATGGAAAAGGAAGGGGTTGCTTGAAAAGATCATTGATCCTCAGCTTGTTGGTGCCATCGATGCTGAATCAATGAACAAATTTGCGGAGGCTGCTGAGAAGTGCTTGGCTGAATATGGTGTTGACAGGCCTTCCATGGGGGATGTTTTATGGAACTTGGAACATGCTTTGCAGTTGCAAGAATCGTCCTCAGTGGGAAAATCAGAGGAAGCCGCCGCCCCTGTGCAGCCTTCTCCACCGGCTCCAACCGTCACTCCTCCATCTGATACTAATCCTCCAGCTCCTCACCCAGAAACCAACACAGGTCAGACCATTGAACACTCAGGAACTGccatatttgcacaatttcaaggGATGAATGGTCGATAA